One Sediminibacillus dalangtanensis genomic region harbors:
- a CDS encoding thioredoxin family protein has product MNKKMWIILGVIVVLIGALIFVVNYQNNQKMADNPYGKENLRQSTIDQLDNELYQNQILPGELEEKLDNQEDVTVYFYSPECVHCQNTTPVIVPMTEEYGIDLKKLNILEFQEPWETYNIEGTPTVIHFENGEEAARISGEQSVTTWDGFFQENVLDEEEQ; this is encoded by the coding sequence GTGAATAAAAAAATGTGGATTATCCTTGGGGTAATCGTTGTATTGATCGGCGCTCTGATATTCGTCGTCAATTATCAAAACAACCAGAAAATGGCTGACAATCCTTATGGAAAAGAGAATCTGCGTCAATCGACCATTGATCAGCTCGATAATGAATTATACCAAAATCAGATTTTACCGGGTGAATTGGAAGAAAAGCTTGATAATCAAGAAGACGTAACCGTCTATTTTTACAGTCCGGAATGTGTCCATTGTCAAAATACGACGCCAGTGATTGTCCCGATGACGGAAGAGTATGGAATCGATTTGAAAAAGTTGAACATCCTTGAGTTTCAAGAGCCGTGGGAAACATATAATATCGAAGGAACGCCTACTGTGATTCATTTTGAAAACGGAGAGGAAGCCGCACGTATCAGCGGTGAGCAGTCCGTGACAACCTGGGATGGCTTTTTTCAGGAAAATGTGTTGGATGAAGAAGAACAATAA
- a CDS encoding antibiotic biosynthesis monooxygenase family protein, with product MKAHITNGTYDFLVKIQSDHPDIPIYLMQAADSTMAYYEGKKSNIFEQARDYESFVADGELQQSGFVVMNNIPVTYEGKPIFEDQFKKRAGSMNDIPGFQALRVLRPLQGNKYVVMVQWDSKESYQNWKNSDAFVAAHSSSKSKKRPPYHAGPSYTTEGNMIEPA from the coding sequence ATGAAAGCGCATATCACGAATGGGACTTATGATTTTCTCGTGAAAATTCAATCAGATCATCCTGATATCCCGATTTACTTAATGCAGGCTGCTGATTCCACCATGGCTTACTATGAAGGAAAAAAATCTAATATTTTCGAACAAGCCAGAGACTATGAAAGTTTTGTGGCGGATGGCGAGCTGCAGCAAAGCGGCTTTGTCGTTATGAATAATATTCCCGTGACGTACGAGGGAAAACCGATCTTTGAAGACCAGTTTAAAAAGCGGGCCGGCTCCATGAACGACATTCCAGGCTTTCAGGCACTCCGTGTCCTGCGGCCCTTACAAGGAAACAAATACGTGGTAATGGTTCAATGGGATTCCAAGGAAAGCTATCAAAATTGGAAGAATTCAGATGCGTTTGTGGCCGCGCATTCTTCCTCCAAGTCAAAAAAACGGCCGCCTTATCATGCAGGGCCATCCTATACTACAGAAGGAAACATGATCGAACCGGCTTGA
- a CDS encoding transglycosylase domain-containing protein — MNIDIILKWVIRLKWPLLIGGAIFLLGLIGYLTILFGGRFVVDDQDLILPAASIVETKDGERIGEIYDEYRRPVTIKKIPDHVEDAFVAIEDNRFYEHAGVDFKAVTRAVFRDIVSMEKAEGGSTITQQLAKNLFLHNDKTWMRKTKEVMAAIYLERNFSKDKIFEYYLNEIYFAHGIYGVGAAAGFYFSKPVDELTVTEGALLAAMSKAPNTYSPLVDEEKAKERRDLVLQQMNQLDMLKPEQTLQLQGKTLGVNQQKKEDKPWDASYMDLAIKEAAEKYQLTLPELKRGGYKLVVNVDEAAQRTAYEHFQQEEYFPGSAAGVEGSFVLIDHRSGEIAAAIGGRDYQIGSINRVTTARQPGSTMKPLAVYGPAMMMEEYTPYSLLVDEERSYGDYTARNYDGSYSGQVTMYEALQQSKNAPAVWLLNEIGISNAKEYLEKMDISLSDNGLAIALGGLEQGVSPLQLAQAYGTFPNGGKMKSATAINKIFDRDGELLENQIPKPKQVFSPQTAWNMVRMLEAVVDKGTGKEGSYSGALAGKTGSTQHPSVDGKVKDAWFAGFTPEYSSALWIGYDQADEGHFLTAGSEIPTKLTKAILSDLDKQQKLAEVFEQPENVKDVEEPVDLPEITDLSARYSLGGLSLVRGKLTWTASADDRIQYEVYRVKNGNEQKIGEVEGKGTYQINRIGLFEQASYYVVPVDPLTGQRGKPSNQSELSLDF, encoded by the coding sequence ATGAACATAGATATTATTTTAAAGTGGGTAATTCGGTTGAAATGGCCGCTGCTTATCGGCGGTGCAATTTTTTTACTCGGTTTGATCGGTTATCTGACTATTTTATTCGGGGGCAGGTTTGTCGTTGATGACCAGGATCTAATCCTGCCTGCAGCATCGATTGTAGAAACAAAAGATGGGGAGAGAATCGGCGAAATCTATGATGAATATCGCCGTCCGGTAACCATTAAAAAAATTCCCGACCATGTGGAAGACGCTTTTGTGGCGATTGAAGACAACCGTTTTTACGAGCATGCTGGAGTCGATTTCAAGGCGGTGACGAGGGCTGTGTTCCGGGATATTGTTTCTATGGAAAAAGCGGAGGGCGGCAGCACGATTACCCAGCAGCTGGCGAAAAATTTATTTTTGCATAATGATAAGACATGGATGCGAAAAACGAAAGAGGTTATGGCTGCGATTTATTTGGAACGAAATTTCAGCAAAGATAAAATCTTTGAATATTATTTGAATGAAATATATTTTGCCCATGGAATATACGGTGTCGGAGCGGCGGCTGGATTTTACTTTAGTAAACCGGTTGATGAACTGACTGTCACAGAAGGGGCGCTTCTTGCGGCAATGTCGAAAGCACCCAACACGTATTCACCGCTTGTAGATGAAGAAAAAGCAAAAGAGCGACGTGACTTGGTGTTACAGCAAATGAACCAGCTCGATATGCTGAAGCCGGAACAAACGCTGCAGCTTCAAGGGAAAACACTGGGGGTCAACCAGCAGAAAAAGGAAGATAAACCATGGGATGCCTCCTATATGGATTTGGCAATTAAAGAAGCAGCGGAAAAATATCAGCTGACACTTCCGGAATTGAAGCGGGGCGGCTACAAGCTTGTTGTCAATGTTGACGAGGCAGCACAGCGGACCGCTTATGAACATTTTCAACAAGAGGAGTATTTTCCTGGATCGGCAGCGGGAGTGGAAGGTTCCTTTGTTTTGATTGATCACAGGTCCGGCGAAATTGCTGCTGCTATCGGAGGGCGTGATTATCAGATCGGCAGCATAAATCGTGTTACAACTGCCAGACAACCTGGCTCTACCATGAAGCCCCTTGCTGTATATGGACCTGCAATGATGATGGAAGAATATACTCCTTATTCGCTGCTCGTTGATGAAGAGCGGAGCTATGGGGATTATACCGCCCGGAATTATGACGGCTCTTATAGCGGGCAGGTAACCATGTATGAAGCACTACAGCAATCGAAAAACGCGCCGGCAGTCTGGTTATTGAATGAAATAGGAATTTCCAATGCAAAAGAGTATTTAGAGAAGATGGATATTTCCTTGTCTGATAACGGATTGGCTATTGCACTCGGAGGACTTGAACAAGGGGTTTCACCGTTGCAGCTTGCACAGGCTTACGGAACCTTTCCAAATGGAGGAAAAATGAAGAGCGCCACGGCCATCAACAAGATTTTTGATCGAGATGGAGAACTGCTGGAAAACCAGATACCAAAACCAAAGCAAGTATTTTCACCTCAAACAGCGTGGAATATGGTTCGGATGTTGGAAGCAGTGGTCGATAAAGGAACAGGAAAAGAAGGCAGCTATTCTGGTGCTTTGGCAGGAAAAACAGGCTCCACCCAGCATCCATCCGTAGATGGAAAAGTCAAGGATGCCTGGTTTGCGGGCTTCACACCCGAATACAGCAGCGCACTATGGATTGGATACGATCAAGCGGATGAAGGGCATTTCCTGACAGCAGGGAGTGAAATCCCCACCAAACTGACAAAAGCTATTTTGAGCGATCTTGACAAGCAGCAGAAACTGGCCGAAGTGTTTGAACAGCCGGAAAATGTCAAAGATGTAGAAGAACCAGTGGATTTACCCGAAATCACGGACCTGTCTGCTCGCTATAGTCTTGGCGGATTATCATTGGTCCGTGGGAAATTGACATGGACAGCTTCCGCTGATGATCGGATTCAGTACGAAGTGTACCGGGTTAAAAACGGAAATGAACAAAAGATTGGTGAAGTGGAAGGAAAGGGAACCTATCAAATCAATCGCATTGGCTTATTTGAACAGGCCTCTTACTATGTAGTTCCTGTCGACCCGTTGACAGGACAGCGAGGAAAACCATCGAATCAATCCGAGCTTTCCCTTGATTTTTAA